One window from the genome of Leucobacter aridicollis encodes:
- a CDS encoding thiamine pyrophosphate-dependent enzyme: MSQHASRSGGELLVDTLAEQGVTRVSCVPGESYLPVLDALREAPIEVDVCRHEAGAGNMAVATGKLTGRAGVAMVTRGPGAMHAAISVHTAEQDAVPMLLLIGQVALRDRERGGFQEMNYHEVFGSVAKWVVSLDTVERIPETIARAFRIAEGGRPGPVVIEMPEDVLAETAAVAAVPRIEPLTAAPTPAAVAQIRERLRLAKRPLVLLGRSTWSQETADAALAFAERYELPTLAAFRCQDYIDNTSAYYGGHVGLGTDAALAARLEEADVILAVGGHIGDAETKGYEILGPKPGRTLIHVAASEMDVDRYLQATIAVQATPRAFFDAMLGAAGEPPVAASGARRDWVSTVRSEEVARSIPPVQSDDLLSAIMTQLADELPADAIVANGAGNYAVWVHQFVKYRRYGTQLAPASGAMGFGLPAGIAGGLVHPDRQVVVFAGDGCFSMAMTEMGVLRSSGVPAVVVIVNNGIYGTIRLHQERRYPGRVSATSFENPDFVMLAQAFGFTAERVTTADDFMRVYRAAIASGEAAVIEVVVDPLRSTPSVRLDELA, from the coding sequence ATGTCACAGCACGCATCTCGCAGCGGCGGCGAACTTCTCGTCGACACACTTGCCGAGCAGGGGGTGACCCGCGTCAGCTGCGTACCCGGCGAAAGCTACCTGCCGGTGCTCGACGCACTGCGCGAGGCGCCAATCGAGGTTGACGTGTGTCGCCACGAGGCTGGCGCGGGCAACATGGCGGTCGCGACAGGCAAGCTCACTGGCCGAGCGGGAGTCGCGATGGTCACCCGCGGGCCAGGCGCGATGCACGCTGCCATCTCGGTGCACACCGCCGAGCAGGACGCGGTACCGATGCTGCTGCTCATCGGACAGGTCGCGCTGCGAGACCGCGAGCGCGGCGGGTTCCAAGAGATGAACTACCACGAGGTCTTCGGGTCAGTCGCGAAATGGGTTGTCTCGCTCGACACCGTCGAGCGCATCCCAGAGACGATCGCGCGGGCGTTCCGGATCGCCGAGGGCGGCAGGCCGGGCCCAGTGGTGATCGAGATGCCCGAGGACGTGCTCGCTGAGACCGCGGCCGTCGCGGCAGTGCCCCGCATCGAGCCGCTCACCGCGGCCCCGACCCCCGCGGCGGTCGCGCAGATTCGGGAGCGCCTGCGGCTCGCGAAACGCCCACTCGTGCTGCTCGGCCGCAGCACCTGGTCGCAGGAGACAGCCGACGCAGCCCTCGCGTTCGCCGAGCGCTACGAGCTACCAACGCTCGCAGCTTTCCGCTGCCAGGACTACATCGACAACACGTCTGCCTATTACGGTGGCCACGTTGGGCTCGGCACCGACGCTGCGCTCGCCGCCAGGCTCGAAGAGGCAGACGTGATTCTCGCGGTTGGCGGTCACATCGGTGACGCCGAAACCAAGGGCTACGAGATCTTGGGGCCCAAGCCTGGCCGCACGCTCATACACGTTGCGGCGAGCGAGATGGACGTCGACAGGTACCTGCAGGCGACGATCGCGGTGCAGGCGACCCCGCGGGCGTTCTTCGACGCCATGCTCGGGGCGGCTGGGGAGCCCCCTGTCGCCGCGAGTGGCGCGCGACGCGACTGGGTGAGCACGGTTCGGAGCGAAGAGGTCGCGCGCTCGATCCCGCCGGTGCAGAGCGACGACCTGCTGTCAGCGATCATGACGCAGCTCGCCGACGAGCTCCCGGCCGACGCGATCGTCGCGAACGGGGCAGGCAACTACGCGGTGTGGGTGCACCAGTTCGTGAAGTACAGGAGGTACGGCACACAGCTCGCGCCCGCGAGCGGCGCCATGGGCTTTGGGCTTCCCGCGGGCATCGCCGGGGGCCTCGTGCACCCTGACCGCCAGGTTGTCGTGTTCGCGGGCGACGGCTGCTTCAGCATGGCGATGACCGAGATGGGTGTGCTGCGCAGCTCAGGCGTGCCAGCCGTTGTCGTCATCGTGAATAACGGCATCTACGGCACCATCAGGTTGCATCAGGAGCGCCGCTACCCTGGCCGTGTCAGCGCCACCTCGTTTGAGAACCCAGACTTTGTGATGCTCGCACAGGCGTTTGGGTTCACAGCAGAACGCGTGACCACCGCCGACGACTTCATGCGCGTGTACCGCGCTGCGATCGCAAGCGGCGAGGCCGCGGTGATCGAGGTCGTTGTCGATCCGCTCAGGTCAACCCCGAGCGTGAGGCTCGACGAGCTCGCGTAG